The Streptomyces sp. NBC_00236 DNA window GGGCGTCGCCGTCCAGGTTGTTGGTCGGCTCGTCGAGCAGGAGCACATCGGGCCCCTTCAGCAGCTGGGCGGCCAGTCCGAGCGAGACGACCTGACCGCCGCTGAGCGTGCCGGTGCTGCGGTCGAGCGAGACGTCCTCCAGCCCGAGCCGGTCCAGCTGGGCACGGGTGCGCTCCTCGATGTCCCAGTCGTCGCCGATGACCGCGAAGTGCTCCTCGCCCACATCGCCGGACTCGACGGCGTCCAGGGCGCGGATCACCGCGTCGACGCCCAGGACCTCGGCCACCGACAGGTCGCCGGTCAGGGGCAGGCTCTGCGGGAGGTAGCCGAGCGTGCCGCCCACGGTCACGGATCCGGCTGAGGGGCGGAGCTCCCCGGCGATCAGTTTGAGCAGGGTGCTCTTGCCGGACCCGTTGGGTGCGACCAGACCCGTGCGGCCGATGCCCACGGTGAACGACAGGCCGTCGAAGACGGGGGTGTCGTCGGGCCAGGAGAAGGAGAGGTTCGAGCAGATGACGGATGCGTCGGACATACGGAAGACCTCGTGTGTGAATCCGGGGTCGGCACGGAGTGCCGCCCCGGAGGAGTGGCCGAAAGGGGAACAACGACATGGCCACTGCGGTGGCGCCCCTGGGCGCCCGCGGTGGCCGATCGGCTCCGGGTATCACCCGGAGATGTCGTCGTCGCCTGCCATGTCCGGTCTCCTCGTTACACGCTGAACGGCGTGACGATCTTAGCAAACGAGCCGGGTGGCCCGGATGCGTCACATCGCCGGCACCCGGACGTACTGTTCGGTGATGTGCAGGTCGGCCTCGATGCGTCCGGCCGCCGCTCGCAGCCGGGGCAACACGTCCGTGACGCATTCCTCCAGCGTGCGGCTGCTGCTGTGCATGGCCACGTTGACCGCCGCCACGACCGCGCCGCGGCGGTCGTGGACGGGGACGGCGACCGACCGCAGCCCGACTTCCAGCTCCTCGTCGACCAGCGCGTACCCGTCCGCACGGACACGGTCCAGGACTGCCCGCAGCTCGTCGGATCCGGTGACGGTGTACGGGGTCAGGGCGTACGGTTCGGTCCGCGCGAGGCGGCTGTCGCGCTCCGCCTCCGGAAGCGCGGCGAGCAGCACACGGCCCATCGACGTCGCGCGTGCGGGGAAGCGCGTGCCGACCGTGATGTTGACGTTCATGATGCGGCGGGTCGCCACGCGTCCGGTGTACTGGATGTCGTCGCCGACGAGCACCGCGAGCGAGGCCGAGTCACGGACCTGTCCGGTCAGCGCGGTCAGGTGCGGCTGGGCGATCTGCGGCAGCGTCGCGACGGACAGCGGCGGGTATCCGAGGGCCAGCACGCGCGGGGTGAGGTGGTGGGACCGGTCCCGCACGGTGACGTAACCGAGGTGCTCCAGGGTGATCAGGGCCCGCCGGGCGGTGGCCCTGGCCAGTCCGGTGGCCCGGGCCACCTCGGTCAGCGTCAGGGCGTCACGGCCCTCACCGAAGGCGGCCAGTACGGTCAGGCCGCGGGCGAGCGACTCGTTGAACTCGCGCCCCAGTTCCTGTTTGGAGGCGCCGGTCCAGGAGGCCAGGGCCGCGGGGGAGTCCGGGGCGGCGGGCGGCGCCTGCCGGAGGTCCTGTTCCATGGCCGCCGCGGCCGTCAGCACCCGGGGCAGCAGGGTGTCGCGCAGAGCGGCCGCGGTGTGCCGGCTGGTGTGGCTCACGACGCTGACGAGGCAGGCCACATGGCCGTCGGGGGAGCGGACCGGTGCGGCGAGGGCGACGAGTCCGGGCTCGATCAACTGGTCGTCGAGTGCCCAGCCGTCGCGGCGCGCCCGCTCCGCCCGTGCGGCGAACTCCTTCTCGTCCGGGGGCGAATGCGGGGGGACGGCGGCGAAGGTCAGGCCCTCCGGATCCGTGGCCCGCCGCTCCCGCCACCGCTGCCACTCCCGGGCATCCCAGCCGGCCGCCAACAGCGGCCCTGGGGCGGTGCGTTCGACGGGCAGCAGGTCCCCGATCCGGAAGCTGAGCGACATCGCGCGACGCCGGGTGGCCTGATGGACGAAGCGGATGCCGTCGCCGTCGCCGACCGCGAGGGACACCGACTCGTCGAGTTCGTCGGCCAGCGCGTCGGCGCGCCCGCCGAGCAGCGACGGGAGGCGGAGAGCGGAGAGAAAGGCGTTGCCCAGCTCCATCAGGCGCGGCGCGAGCGTGACGTCGCGCCCGTCCATCCGCACGTACTCCATGCGGGCCAGGGTCGCGGTGATCCGGTCGACCGTGGACCGGGCCAGACCGGTCGCCCGCTCGATCGCGCTGGGGCTCATCGCCCCGCCCTCGTCGGTGAGCCGGCGCAGGACCGCGATGCCGCGCATGAGCGGGGCGACGGCTTCGGCCGGTGCCGGCGTCTCGGTCTGCTGGAGCGTGTGGGTCGGTGGCATCGGCTCTCCGTCGGGCGTGGTGGGGACACAGTAGTGAACACCGGCAGGTGGGGGCGTGCGCCCGGCCGCTGGGGGACGCCGACCGTTGACAGGGCACCGGGCGGGCGGCAGACTCCGTGCCAAGAATAGTGAAAGAAACTTCACTCTGCGAACAAGCGCGATCAGGCGCGAACAAGTGAGGAACGGTCCCATGGACAAGGTGGTCGCCTCCGCCGCGCAAGCCGTGGCCGACGTGCCGGACGGCGCCTCGGTCGCGGTGGGCGGCTTCGGGCTCAGCGGTGTCCCCGACGCGCTGATAGCGGCCCTCCACGAGCGGGGCACCGGGGACCTGCGCGTCGTGTCCAACAACTGCGGCGCGCAGGACTCCGGGCTCGCGGTCCTGCTGGCCGCCGGTCGGATCAGCAGGGTCACCGGCTCGTACATCGGCGGCAACAAGGAGTTCGGCCGCCAGTACCTGGCCGGCGAGCTGGAACTCGAACTCATCCCGCAGGGCACCCTCGCCGAGCGGCTGCGCGCCGGCGGGGCGGGCATCCCCGCCTTCTACACCCCGGCCGGAGTCGGCACCCTCGTCGCCGACGGCGGCATGCCCTGGCGCTACGACGGGAATGGCGGCGTCGCCATCACCTCTCCGGCCAAGGAGGTACGCGACTTCGACGGCACCCCCTACGTGATGGAGCGCGGCATCCGCACGGACTTCGCGCTCGTCAGGGCGGCCAGGGGGGACCGGCACGGCAACCTCGTCTTCAACAAGGCGTCCCGCAACTTCAACCCGCTCGCCGCCATGGCGGGCCGCATCACGATCGCCGAGGTCGAGGAACTGGTCGAACCCGGCGAGATCGACCCCGACCACGTGCACCTGCCCGGCATCTTCGTCCGGCGCGTGGTCGCACTGACCCCGGAGCAGGCCGCCGACAAGAAGATCGAACAGCGCACCGTGACACCACGGACCCACCCGGACGAGGACGGCCACCG harbors:
- a CDS encoding IclR family transcriptional regulator domain-containing protein, encoding MPPTHTLQQTETPAPAEAVAPLMRGIAVLRRLTDEGGAMSPSAIERATGLARSTVDRITATLARMEYVRMDGRDVTLAPRLMELGNAFLSALRLPSLLGGRADALADELDESVSLAVGDGDGIRFVHQATRRRAMSLSFRIGDLLPVERTAPGPLLAAGWDAREWQRWRERRATDPEGLTFAAVPPHSPPDEKEFAARAERARRDGWALDDQLIEPGLVALAAPVRSPDGHVACLVSVVSHTSRHTAAALRDTLLPRVLTAAAAMEQDLRQAPPAAPDSPAALASWTGASKQELGREFNESLARGLTVLAAFGEGRDALTLTEVARATGLARATARRALITLEHLGYVTVRDRSHHLTPRVLALGYPPLSVATLPQIAQPHLTALTGQVRDSASLAVLVGDDIQYTGRVATRRIMNVNITVGTRFPARATSMGRVLLAALPEAERDSRLARTEPYALTPYTVTGSDELRAVLDRVRADGYALVDEELEVGLRSVAVPVHDRRGAVVAAVNVAMHSSSRTLEECVTDVLPRLRAAAGRIEADLHITEQYVRVPAM
- a CDS encoding CoA transferase subunit A yields the protein MDKVVASAAQAVADVPDGASVAVGGFGLSGVPDALIAALHERGTGDLRVVSNNCGAQDSGLAVLLAAGRISRVTGSYIGGNKEFGRQYLAGELELELIPQGTLAERLRAGGAGIPAFYTPAGVGTLVADGGMPWRYDGNGGVAITSPAKEVRDFDGTPYVMERGIRTDFALVRAARGDRHGNLVFNKASRNFNPLAAMAGRITIAEVEELVEPGEIDPDHVHLPGIFVRRVVALTPEQAADKKIEQRTVTPRTHPDEDGHR